Proteins from one Ananas comosus cultivar F153 linkage group 5, ASM154086v1, whole genome shotgun sequence genomic window:
- the LOC109710537 gene encoding uncharacterized protein LOC109710537: MSLACLVCHGMESPSHSFRSHSVSSSDAEGRCAAALSCFAQKIAISGNNNGAAKVAPFPVIGNGQGVTGAPRLQRSRAVSRDLVRDWNFDEVLVGR; the protein is encoded by the coding sequence ATGAGTCTAGCATGTCTAGTGTGCCATGGCATGGAGAGCCCTTCACATTCTTTCAGAAGCCATTCGGTCTCAAGCTCAGATGCCGAGGGACGGTGTGCCGCAGCCCTCAGCTGCTTCGCTCAGAAGATCGCCATCTCTGGTAACAATAACGGGGCGGCCAAGGTGGCCCCGTTCCCCGTTATAGGGAATGGTCAAGGAGTGACTGGGGCACCTCGCCTTCAACGGAGCCGCGCCGTGTCGCGGGACCTTGTTCGGGACTGGAATTTCGATGAAGTTCTCGTGGGGAggtag